CGGGTTCGGCACCGGAAAGACCACCATGGTGCGCTCGGTCAGCGACATCGAGCCGCTCACCACCGAGGAGACGCTGACTCAGGCCAGTGTCGGTGTCGACAACCTGATCGGCGTGGCGGACAAGACGCAGACCACCGTCAGTCTGGATTTCGGGAAGATCGGTATCAACGACGAGTTGGTGCTTTATCTGTTCGGGACGCCGGGCCAGGAGCGGTTCTGGTTCCTGTGGAACGGTCTGTTCAAGGGGGCTCTGGGGGCGGTGGTGTTGGTGGACACGCGTCGTCTGGCGTCGAGTTTCAGGGCGATCGAGGAGATGGAGCGGCAGGGCGTTCCGTTCGTCATCGCGCTGAATGTTTTCCCCGATTCCAAGGAGCATCCGATCGAGGAGATCCGTGACGCCCTGGACATCTCTGCGCACACCCCGATCGTGGCCTGCGATGCCCGGGACCGGACCTCGAGCCGTGACGTCCTTGTCGCGCTGATACGCCATCTGAAGGAACGCTCCGCCACCGCTGCTGCTGTGGAGCCCCGATGACCGACCAGCTCACCAACGGCTCCTCCGCCCCCCGCGGGTGCCCTGTCGCGCATGGCGGCGCCGGCGATCTCGCCCGGCTGTACGGGGCGGACGCGGCACTGGACCCGCACGGCATCTACGGGCGGCTGCGCAAGGAGCACGGGGCGGTGGCGCCGGTACTCCTTGAGGGCGACGTCCCGGCGTGGCTGGTCCTGGGCTACCGCGAGAACCGGCGGGTGCTGGACAACCCCCGCCAGTTCAGCAGGGATTCGCGTATCTGGCGGGACTGGAAGGAAGGACGCGTTGAGGCCACCTCGCCGCTGATCCCGATGCTGGGCTGGCGCCCCGACTGCGTGTCCCAGGACGGTGAGCCGCACCGCAGGCTGCGTGGAGCGGTCACCGACAATCTGCAGACCCTCGCCGGCCGCGGCATCCGCCGCCATGTCACGCACTTCGCGAACAAGCAGATCGACGCGTTCGCCGACGCGGGCAGCGCCGACCTGGTGGGCGACTATGCCGAGTACCTGCCGATGCTCGTACTGACCAGGCTGTTCGGTCTCCCGGCGGCCGAGGGGCACAACCTTGCCGTCTCCTGTGCTCAGGTCATCAAGGGCGGTGAGGGAGCTCTTGCCCACAACGACCGGATCATGGAGATCCTCGGGGAGCTCGCCGAGCGCAAGCGCTCCGAGCCGGGCTCCGACTTCACCACCGGGCTGCTCGGACACGAAGCAGGCCTCGACGACGACGAGATCCTCAGCCATCTGCGCCTGGTGCTGATCACCGCGCACACCACCACCAGCAATCTGCTGGCCCGGGTGCTGCAGCTGATCCTCACCGACACCTCCCGGCTCGCGGGACTGGTGAGCGGACAGCTCAACATCACCACGGTCGTCGAAGAGGTGATGTGGAACACCCCGCCGCTCGCCGTCCTGCCCGGGCGCTTCGCCACCGCCGACCTCGAACTGGCCGGTCACCACATCAAGGAGGGCGACCTGCTGGTGCTCGGGCTCACCGCAGGCAACCTCGACCCGGAGATCCGTCCCGACACCGGGGTCTCCATCCAGGGCAACCAGTCGCACCTCGCGTTCAGCGGAGGGGCGCACGAGTGTCCGGGCCAGAACATCGGCCAGGCCATCATCGAGACGGCCGTCGACGTCCTGGTGCACCGGCTGCCAGGACTGCGCCTCGCCGTGCCGGCCGACGACCTCACCTCGACCGCCTCCACCTGGGAGGCACGCCTGGACAGTCTCCCGATCCAGTTCGCCGCGCAGACCTCTGGGGTCTGACCAGCACAGACCACTGGAGGTCGGGAGTGTAAAACTACCTTTTAGCCGAGGCGTTCCAGGATCCACTGGAGCCCGCCACCGTAACTGACGACGGCGCGGCTGCCCTGCGTGGTCAGGTGGCCCAGCTCGCCCCGGCCCGAGGGCGATGGCGACCGGCCCTTCCGAGGCCTCGCCCTGATCGTCCACCGGTCGGGCTGGCGCCCGCACTCGTCGACCCACACCGCCGGCGGGTAGATCCGGATCGGCGAGAGCGCCAGGCAGCGGCCTTCACCACGCGCCTCGACGATCTGGGCCAGACCGTGCAACACGCGGCCAGCCACTTTGTCCTCACCCCCGTTGGGCAAGGACGGTGGTCAAGTTGTCTTCCGGGGCCGACTGAGTCTCACGGGCGATGGGGGGCCGTCCGGGAAGTGGCCGACACCCAGATCCTGTTCGACCTCGCCGACCCGCCGCCACCGATTGCAAGCGATGGAACATGGGTCGAGGTCCGTGTGGAGCGGAACAGCGTCAGCCTGTGGCCTTACCTGCTGTGATTCAGAGGAGTCCGGCTCTGTCGCCGTTCAGCTGTCCCGCCAGTTGTGGGTTGATTCACGGGTGAGTCTGCGGCTCTTGAGGTCGATCATCGCGACGCGGATCATGGCTTCGGAGCGGTGACGATGGGTCTCGTATTCTCGGGACGGGCGGCGATGGTTCATGAGCCAGCCGGTTGGGTCGGCCGCGCGGTGAGGTGCTCGCCGTGGGGCGAATCCTGTTCCGCGCGGCCTCCCGCCGAACCGGACATGACGGTTTCCCGGTCATCCGGCTCTCCAGTGACTACTGCGTGAGCGATCTGGCTGGCCGTTCTGAAATGGATGCGATCGTGGCAGACGTCGCAGGCCACGACCGTTTTGCTTCGTCGGTGAAGCATGACGCGCGCCCAGTCGGAAGGCTGCCATCCGGCATGTGCGAGGTTGGTGAGAGCGCGGACATGGTGCACCCGCACGTTGCCCTTGCTTCCGCAGATCTCGCAGGTATCCGCCAGAAGTCTCGCGATGAGTTCCTTCTGCGGAAAGTCCACCCGGACCGGCTTGCGGTCGGTGAGTTCCGCCGCTCGCTGCCCCGGGCGCCGGTCAGCATCTTGTCGAGCTGCGCCGGTCCGCAGGTGCGCTCATCCACGCCTTCGGGCCGGTTCCTGTTCCACACGTGGGTCTGCTTCGACTTGGCACAGCACTCGTTCCACACCCATCGGCACCGGTCCCACTGCGCCAACAGCGCGGCGCACGCGGTGGACGACACACGCAGACGAAACCCCGCCCGCCTGCACCTGCGTCGTCACGACCTCAACCTATCCGGGAGGTATGACAGTTGAGAACTCTTGATGATCGCAGGCGCCCTCACCACCGTCCGGGGTGACTGAATCGCCCTGACGGCAATTCAGCTACCTCCGCCCTGCTCCACAGGAGTCCGATCCCTCCCCGCCCGAAACGACGGGGCATCCTCGGAGGTATCCAGTGGACGGTCCCCGGAGTGGCCTAACCGCTCCCTTCGAACCTCTGTTGCATTATATTCGGGCCAAGTCACCATTTCCCAGGCCGCTTTGTGGCATACCTGCGAGTCCGGTCCGACTACGGGGAGGGGCAGCGAGTGAGTGACGGGGGCGCCGGGTTCGGCAGGGTCGAGGCCGGCGCGCAGTTGGCAGTGCGGGTCTTCGAGGGTAGGAGCGGTGGGGCTGGGAGTACGTGGATCCGCCGGCCCTGATTCCGCACCACTTGGCGAACAAGCCTCCGGTGTGGACGGAACCGTACGACCAAGAGGTGCGCCGGCTGGAGGCCGCGACCGGGCAGAAAAACGGCAAGGGCATCGGGTGCGCCATAGCCCTGATGCTCCTCGTCGGCCTCTTCATCAGTGCGCAGTACGGCGTCGTGCTGCTGATCACCGTGATCGCGATCATCGTGACCCCACATGCGCGGGTCTCCGCCGCCCGCGGCGCGGCACAGCGCCGGCGCGAACGGCTGTGGAGCGACCACCAGCAGATGGTGGAGCACTGGCGAAGGCTCGTAGCCGAACACGAGGCACAGCATCGCCTCCGCTCCGCGGAGATCGATCTCTGGTATCCACTGCGGCTGGAGTCCAGGCCGAGCCGCATCGATGTGTTCGGCGGGACCGGGAACGGCTGGGCCAGTCTGCTGGCCACCGTCGGCGGCCCGCTGCTCGGCAGCGGGCAGGCCGTGCCGGGTCGCGCGGAACAGGGGGTCACCTCCCAGACCGCACGGCCAGTCAGGCGAGCGGCCACATTACGGCAGCTCAAATGCCCTGCCATTCATATTCGTTGTCATGCGACGACCACTACGGGCCCCGTTCTGGCGGGAGGCCAGCGCCGTGCGGGCCCGGTGGTCGATCTCGATGAGGTGGGGGGCGACAAAGCCGTGGTAGTCCGCTTTGCTCCTGGTCGGTAGATCCCGCCAGCCGGTGATGCGGCGACAGCAGTGGCACGCACCGTACCGGCAGCGGGCGGCGAAGTATTCGACCGAGTAGTTCCGCATCGCATAGTCGAAAGTGTTCTCCTCACTGGCGACTATGGGTGCGCGGACGACGAAGTCGTGCGCAGCGCTGGAATTGAGGCGGATCCCGACGGAGTGTGGCTGCCTCGCGACGAACCGAGACCCGAGGGCGCGTTCAGCAGTACCGACATGCTGCGCATCCACGTCGGGGTCTACCGCGTGATGTGCGAGATCGGCGACCAGCAGATCCGCGTCAGCGTCGTCCACCTCGGACGCCTGCGCTGAAGCACAACCGAATGGGACGGCCTCCGTGGGAGGCCGCCCCAGTACGTCACGTGATGTCCGTCGATGGCGGGGGTCTCAACGGGGCCGTCGGTGCATCCATCCCTTCTGGCCACCGGTGGGGACGCTGCTCGGCCGACGCGGCCCATGCGGCGACGGGCTCGCGGCCTGGTACTGCGGCCTCGGGCTGTCGCCGTACACCGCCTGGTGAGGGAGCCTCCGATACCGGATGCGGCGAGACCGCCCTCGTGTCCGGCGATGTCGAAGCGGTTGGCGGTCTTGGAGCCGGGGCGCAGCTGGATGCCGAGGTCGTCGCCCCACGCCTCGATGGCGTCGCGGATCCACCGGCCGTGCTCATCGGCGAGGGACGCGGTGTAGGAGCCGATGATGACGCGGCGTTCGGGGAACTTGCGCAGGCACCACAGGGTGCCCAGCGGGAGGCGCGTCGGGACTTGCCCTGCCGTGGCGGCCTGGTGAGCATGACGCGGTCCGCCCGGCCGGCTGCCATGTCGATCCATGCGGAGTCGATCAGGTTGAGGTGGGGGGCCTGCGCGCGGCGGTTGGTGAGGACGGCGGCGAGGGCGCCCGGCAAGGCGTCCATGGCCATGCGGCGTTCGGCACGGGCCAGGAGGAGGCGCAGCCCCGGTGAGGCTGCGGCCACCATCTCGCGCTGCACGGCGGGGAGTTACACCCGGTAGGCGGCGACCAGCTGGGCTTCGCGGTCATTCGGAGCCACGTGCGGCCTCCTCTGCGATCCCGATGAGGGCTTCGAGCTCGTCGAGCGTGACGTTGGTGATCTCGATCGCTGCGCCGTCGGCGCCGGTCACCTCGGTCTTGTTGCGCCGGTCCAGACCGAGGAGGCGGGCGCGGCGCTCCATGATGCGCAGGGCCCGGTCGATCGCGGCGAGTTGCCCTCCTTGACGGCCTGCCGGTAGGCGATGAAGAACAGCCGGTCCACGCGGGCGTTCTCGACCTCGCGCAGGTCGTCGGCCTTCGCGTCCAGGTCGGTGCGCCGCTCCTTCAGGGCTTCGCGGACGTCCTTGCACGCGGCCTGGATGAGCTGGGTGTCGGTGGGTGGTTCCTGGCCTTTGCGGTACCGCTCGATGCCGACCCCTGGGGGTAGGCAATGTGGTCGGTGTTAGTCGCCGGGTCGGCGGCGAGCTTGCGGGCGAGGGTGAGCCAGTCCACGCCGGCCAGGCGCATGTCGATCGCATCCGCGCGACGCTGCGAGTTGGCGGCGGGCGTGGCCTTGTCGAGGCGTCCCACGGGGCGGCGGTCCTGCCGGTTGCGCCCCCGCGCCCCACCCACATGATCCCGTATGGGGTCGACTGAGGTCGGCCCGAGGCGACTCGGGCGGTTTCACCGAATCCCGGCGCCCAGGTTCATCCCGGACATACATTGTGCGTGTGCAGACGACGCCCGCCTCCTCCTCAGCGCCCCAGGCGCTGCCGTCGGCGCCGTACGTCCCAGTTCTCGGCATGCTTTCGGAGGCCCGGGACCTGAACGGTCTGTTGGCCAAGTACAGGGCGGCCCCCGCGGAGGCGCAGACTCCCCGGGAGACTTTGACGACCCTCTGGCAGAGGATCTTCGCCAAACTGTCTGGCTGGGCCCGGGATCGGGACAGCCTCGACCCTATGGGAAGAGACCAGGGAACGGCCGGTGTCGACCTCGATGACTGGGTACGCGAGGGTCTCGACATTGTCTGTTTCCCCGCTGGGGGAGGCAAGACTGAGGCAACCTATTTCCTATTGCAGTGCAAGGCCCTCAGATTTGACCGGGTGCTTCCCTCCTGCGGCAACCCCCGGTTGTCCGCTCGCCCTGAGCCGCTTGAATCGGCGAGGCCAGCACCATCCAGGAGTGAGCTTCCGGCGATCAGTGGCTCGCAACTGATCAGGGCCATCGACCTGTTCACTTCGCTGCAGGGCCTGAAAGACTCGCTCGCGCGATGGCGTACGGCCCACCTGCCCGTCACGGGTGAAGCACGGCCCCCGTTGCCGGAGAGATCCGAACCGCTGGCCCTTGCCTGCGGTGTGCGCCGTCTCGCCGTCCCCCTCGTTCCTCGAGCACCGGGGCCGGGCCTTCCCGGCATTGGCGTTGCCATGAGGGACACGGGCGGCTTGGGCACCCCACCGGGGGTCTTGAGAGCGGCCTGAGCGCGTGTCCCCGACCGCTTGGGTTGGAAGGACTCGAACGTGCTGGAACACCCGGTGATCGCTGCGGCTGTGGCCCTGGAAGGCCTGGGCCTGCTGCTGTTGATCGCAACCCGGCTGGTGCATGAACTGACTGAACTCGTGGGTGCGGCCAAGCGGCTGCGCTCCGCCTGGCGTGCGCCTGCGGAGGAGCTGCAGCAGGCGCGCCCGCCGCGGCGGCTTTCCAGGGCCCGCCGGCGTGAAAGGGCGGCTGGGGACCGGGACTGATCCGAGCAGGGCGGGGCAGTGTGATGCCGCCCCGCCCTGCGGGTCAGATGAAGCTGAGCTGGTTCGGGTCGCCCGCGGGCGGCTCGGGCGGCATGGGCGGTGCGTCGGGGGCGTCGCGGTTGGCATCGCCGACGATCCGGTAGATCGTTAATTCGTCGCCGCCGTCGGCCGCGATGTCCACGCCGAGGCGTACCCAGGAGCCGCGCTTGACGGTGTGGGTGGCGGTCTCCCCCTTGAGCCCGAGGTCGCACAGTCGGATCCAGCCGGGCCCGTTGGGGGCGTCGTTCTTCTGGGCGTCCTCAACCCAGGTGACGGGGATGCCTTTGCCACCGCCGCCCTTGGGGAACCGGGCATACACCTTCGCTTCGACGTACGGGTGATCTTCGCCGTACTCGCGGATCGTGCGGTCCACCCATTCCATGTCCGGCAGGTGGAGCGCGAGGAGTGCACATGGTGCTCGCCACCCGGGACGGGCATGTGCTGCACCAGTTCCCCTACAGCGAGCAGCTCATCTCCCGTAGTCCGGAGGGCTGGGCGTCGGTCGCTCCCGACTGGAGGCCGGCTCCCGCGCCGCAGCCGGGCGGCGAACTGGTGCCGCCTATCCAGGCCGCGGTGAACTTCTCCTTCACCCCGATCGAGCTGGACCACGCCGACCCGTTCGGCGTCACCGTCGTGCTGATGGAAGAGGGCGGCTACAGCGTGCGCCTGACCGAAGCATGCGCCCGCTGAGCCCGTGGCACGCACCTTTGACGACGACGCGGACTCTGTTGCTCCATTCGTCTGGGCTCGGGGACCGCTGATGCGCGAGGGCGACTTGCCCGGTTCTTGACGTTCTGGTCGTGAGGCTACGCGCACGGGAGGTGCTGACGAACCAGATACTCAGGAATACGGA
This is a stretch of genomic DNA from Streptomyces sp. NBC_01717. It encodes these proteins:
- a CDS encoding type II toxin-antitoxin system RelE family toxin, with protein sequence MRSAGIEADPDGVWLPRDEPRPEGAFSSTDMLRIHVGVYRVMCEIGDQQIRVSVVHLGRLR
- a CDS encoding cytochrome P450, producing MTDQLTNGSSAPRGCPVAHGGAGDLARLYGADAALDPHGIYGRLRKEHGAVAPVLLEGDVPAWLVLGYRENRRVLDNPRQFSRDSRIWRDWKEGRVEATSPLIPMLGWRPDCVSQDGEPHRRLRGAVTDNLQTLAGRGIRRHVTHFANKQIDAFADAGSADLVGDYAEYLPMLVLTRLFGLPAAEGHNLAVSCAQVIKGGEGALAHNDRIMEILGELAERKRSEPGSDFTTGLLGHEAGLDDDEILSHLRLVLITAHTTTSNLLARVLQLILTDTSRLAGLVSGQLNITTVVEEVMWNTPPLAVLPGRFATADLELAGHHIKEGDLLVLGLTAGNLDPEIRPDTGVSIQGNQSHLAFSGGAHECPGQNIGQAIIETAVDVLVHRLPGLRLAVPADDLTSTASTWEARLDSLPIQFAAQTSGV
- a CDS encoding HNH endonuclease — translated: MDFPQKELIARLLADTCEICGSKGNVRVHHVRALTNLAHAGWQPSDWARVMLHRRSKTVVACDVCHDRIHFRTASQIAHAVVTGEPDDRETVMSGSAGGRAEQDSPHGEHLTARPTQPAGS
- a CDS encoding GTP-binding protein, giving the protein MDFKGFDHPDQRSGGGTRSVKVMIAGGFGTGKTTMVRSVSDIEPLTTEETLTQASVGVDNLIGVADKTQTTVSLDFGKIGINDELVLYLFGTPGQERFWFLWNGLFKGALGAVVLVDTRRLASSFRAIEEMERQGVPFVIALNVFPDSKEHPIEEIRDALDISAHTPIVACDARDRTSSRDVLVALIRHLKERSATAAAVEPR